In Halobacteria archaeon AArc-dxtr1, the sequence AGACGCCGACCGAAGACACAACGATTATACGCGGCGATAACGTCGTCTCGATCACTCCATGACTGGCGCAGGAACCCCGAGCCAAGGAAAGAAGAACAAGACGACCCACGTCAAGTGTCGACGCTGTGGCGAAAAATCCTACCACTCCAGAAAGGGCGTCTGCTCCTCGTGTGGCTTTGGCAAGTCCGCCAAGCGCCGCGGCTACGAGTGGCAGTCGAAAACCGGCGACAACTAACGCTTCTCGACTCTTCGTTCGACGGTTTCGAGCGCTGAGTGGTCGCTTTCACCCCTGGTCAGCGCGTTCTTCGTCCCGGGCGGCATCGCTTTGCTCCGGTACGTTCGTCGATCGCGCATCCGTCGAAGTCCTCATGCCAGAAAGGTGCCCCTCTCCTGGGGATGGCGCGCTGGAACGAGGACAGCGTAGCCGAAGCGATCGGCAGGAAATATCATAAATATGAATTACCGCAGAGTGTCGGATACAATCACGATGAACGTCGAAATATTTCCGAAATTATATATATTGAAGCGCGAAGTTTTCGAAAGTGAGACGACGAACGTACATCGCGCTAACTGGCGCACTGACTGCGGGTCTCGCGGGCTGTCTGGGTAGCGATTCGGACGACGAACCGGGAACGAATGACGACTCGGAAACCGGCGACGAACCGGAGACGGACGACGGCGGCCCGGGAACGGACGAGCCAGAATCGGAGGACGAGGAATCAGAGGACGAGGAGTCGGAGGCAGACGACGACTCCGACGAGGGAGAAGCTGAAGCGATCGGCAGCGATTGGCCCCGTCCAGCGTACGATGCCGGACGCACGCGGTACAACCCCGATGAAGCATGGATCGGCGATCTCGAACCAGTCTGGACCCACTCGTTCGAATACGCCAGCAGCCACTTCGTCCGAGACGGCGTCGTCTACGTGAACCGAGACCGCAACGGTATCGTGGCGATCGACGCCGACGGCGAGATCCGGTGGGTACAGGACCTCCACGTGATCGGCGACATCACAGTTGTCGACGGCGAGATCGTCGCTCGAAACGACAACGAGCGGCTCTTTCGCTTCGACGCCGACACGGGCGACCGACTCGACGCGGCCGATCCGGAGTTCGAGGGGAGCATCGTCTACCTCGGCCCCGAGGGGATCTACACCGTCGCCGACGGCGAATCGATTGGAGAATACGTGCTCAGAAAGTACGACGTTCAATCGACCGAAACCGAGTGGGAGCGCACGCTCGAACTCAGCACATGGAACAGCGACATCCTGTTCAGCGGCGATACGCTCGTCCTCTCGAACCGGTTCGAGACGTACGGCGTGGACGACGCGACCGGAGACGTCCTGTGGGAGTCGGAGTACGGCTCCCAAAGCGACAGGCACTTCGCCGCCCGTGGCGGCCGCATCGTCTTGTACAACGACCCCGACGACACCCTGTGCGTACTCGACGCAGACGGCGAACTCGAGTGGGTGACCGAGGAGATGGATCGAATCCGTGGATCGATCGCCATCGACGACGACGCCATCTACTACGGGGAAGGCGACATCATGTACGCGGTCGACGTCACTTCCGGCGAAACGCTGTGGGACTATATCGGGACCGAGGACATTCAACAGACCATCGTCACGTCGGATACGGTCTATACCGTCGAGAACGATCAGACCTCGGGCGGAACGCTGCTGGCTCTCGACAAGGCAAACGGCGACCGGCGATTCGAGGACGCCGACGCGGACTGTGCCGGAATCGTCGCGGCGAACGACGCCGTCTACATCCGAACGAGACCGTCGATTACCAGTCGCGGCGTCGCGGCGCTGCATCCGGTCGCCGAGGAAGACGACGTGTAGTGGCCTCGGCAGCAGTACTGTGCTCGTGCTTCGGACCCGACCTCGAACTGATTTGATGGTTTACCACTTCGAAC encodes:
- a CDS encoding 50S ribosomal protein L37e, with amino-acid sequence MTGAGTPSQGKKNKTTHVKCRRCGEKSYHSRKGVCSSCGFGKSAKRRGYEWQSKTGDN
- a CDS encoding PQQ-like beta-propeller repeat protein; translation: MRRRTYIALTGALTAGLAGCLGSDSDDEPGTNDDSETGDEPETDDGGPGTDEPESEDEESEDEESEADDDSDEGEAEAIGSDWPRPAYDAGRTRYNPDEAWIGDLEPVWTHSFEYASSHFVRDGVVYVNRDRNGIVAIDADGEIRWVQDLHVIGDITVVDGEIVARNDNERLFRFDADTGDRLDAADPEFEGSIVYLGPEGIYTVADGESIGEYVLRKYDVQSTETEWERTLELSTWNSDILFSGDTLVLSNRFETYGVDDATGDVLWESEYGSQSDRHFAARGGRIVLYNDPDDTLCVLDADGELEWVTEEMDRIRGSIAIDDDAIYYGEGDIMYAVDVTSGETLWDYIGTEDIQQTIVTSDTVYTVENDQTSGGTLLALDKANGDRRFEDADADCAGIVAANDAVYIRTRPSITSRGVAALHPVAEEDDV